The sequence ATGCGATACGTTATGATTTCAGCGTCGCCTACAAGGTCTATCTTTCTCTTTTAATGCTCCTGGTCTGTTTTTTTTCTACGCCAATGGATTGATTTTCTTCTTACCATGGCAGCCACAGGACTGGTGCTCATCACTGAAATGTTCAACAGCGCCATAGAGGCTCTGTGTGATTTCATCGAGACAAATGAAAACGAGAAAATAAAAGTAATCAAGGACATATCGGCAGCAGCCACAGGCATATCCATCCTTATCTGGGTCGTTGTGATGGCTGTTGAACTTACAAACTTTTGGAAAATTTTTCATACATAGGGATAATTGACCGGCAGCCTCTGGTGCCTCTAAAAAGCTGAAGCAGCAGTCATGATTTCAGATTCTAAGCTGTACCAGCAATCAACGTAGATTTCTGAGGGAGATATTTAAAGATGCAAGAAAACACTGCAAAACCAGATGGAATTCTGTGGCATGCCTTATCAGATCAGGATGTCATGTCCGAGTTGCAGACAAGCCTCAGCGGCCTGACTGGCAATGAAGCAGCAGAAAGGCTGCAACGCTATGGCGCCAACACGCTCCTTCGAAAAGGAAGTGATAGCCCCTGGCTGATTTTCTGGCGTCAGATAAATAACCCCATTGGCTGGCTCTTGATTGCTTCTGGCGCATTGGCTATTGGCCTCCAAAAATATACCGATTCAGTCGTGGTTTTCGGTGCGGTGATTGTTAACGCCATTATCGGTTTTATGCAGGAATACCGCGCAGGACAAGCCATTGAAGCGCTTGCAGCCATGATACCGGAATTTGCAACAGCAATACGTGACGGGCAGTCAATTGCAGTCTCGGCTGAAAGTCTGGTGCCTGGTGATGTCGTTACCTTGCAGAGCGGCGATAAGGTTCCGGCAGATCTTCGCCTGATCAAAGTAAAAAATCTTCTGGTGGAAGAAGCAGCCCTCACTGGTGAGTCGCTGCCTGTAGCAAAGAGAAACGAAGCCGTTGCACTGGATGCCCCCCTCGGTGACAGGATCAGCATGGCTTTTAGCGGAACGCTTGTTCTGCAAGGCACTGCTACAGGAATAGTGGTAGCGACAGGCGGCGGCACAGAGCTTGGCCGCATCAATGCTTTGCTCAACCAGACAGGTCAGATGGAGACTCCTCTGACTCGCCAGCTTAACAAAGTCAGCAATGGCATTACAGCCGCAGTAGTGGCCATAGTAGCCATACTCATCAGTTTCGGAATATGGGTCAAGGATGCCCCGATCGGCGAATCTCTTATGGTTGCCGTTTCTCTGGCTGTGGCGGCAATCCCCGAAGGTCTGCCTGCCGT is a genomic window of Desulforegula conservatrix Mb1Pa containing:
- a CDS encoding diacylglycerol kinase; its protein translation is MAATGLVLITEMFNSAIEALCDFIETNENEKIKVIKDISAAATGISILIWVVVMAVELTNFWKIFHT